One window from the genome of Eucalyptus grandis isolate ANBG69807.140 chromosome 7, ASM1654582v1, whole genome shotgun sequence encodes:
- the LOC104454852 gene encoding F-box protein SKIP31-like isoform X1 encodes MQAAKRSQAPLPSQVNDDWIILDKTVADQVSLWKSSKGFTDALVLDHVCSGEMCSYHQIGDVFVCEKTGNVHVCDETCRETVMDPANELLVCKISGHCLNRLLSAAEMETDAEQQQGGVTDEAEPFMGPGRFADSTREMAMS; translated from the exons ATGCAAGCTGCAAAGAGAAGCCAGGCACCTCTTCCTTCACAG GTGAATGATGATTGGATAATTCTTGACAAGACAGTTGCTGATCAAGTGTCTTTGTGGAAAAGCAGCAAAGGGTTCACTGATGCATTGGTTCTGGACCATGTTTGTTCAGGAGAAATGTGTTCTTATCATCAAATTGGCGATGTCTTTGTTTGTGAGAAGACTGGAAATGTTCATG TCTGTGATGAGACGTGCAGAGAAACTGTTATGGATCCTGCCAATGAGCTCTTGGTTTGCAAAATATCTGGACACTGTTTAAATAGGTTGCTGTCAGCTGCTGAAATGGAGACTGATGCC GAGCAGCAGCAAGGTGGTGTGACAGATGAAGCTGAACCATTCATGGGACCTGGTCGATTTG CGGATTCCACTAGGGAAATGGCAATGTCCTAA
- the LOC104454852 gene encoding F-box protein SKIP31-like isoform X2, translating into MQAAKRSQAPLPSQVNDDWIILDKTVADQVSLWKSSKGFTDALVLDHVCSGEMCSYHQIGDVFVCEKTGNVHVCDETCRETVMDPANELLVCKISGHCLNRLLSAAEMETDAEQQQGGVTDEAEPFMGPGRFARAYVLG; encoded by the exons ATGCAAGCTGCAAAGAGAAGCCAGGCACCTCTTCCTTCACAG GTGAATGATGATTGGATAATTCTTGACAAGACAGTTGCTGATCAAGTGTCTTTGTGGAAAAGCAGCAAAGGGTTCACTGATGCATTGGTTCTGGACCATGTTTGTTCAGGAGAAATGTGTTCTTATCATCAAATTGGCGATGTCTTTGTTTGTGAGAAGACTGGAAATGTTCATG TCTGTGATGAGACGTGCAGAGAAACTGTTATGGATCCTGCCAATGAGCTCTTGGTTTGCAAAATATCTGGACACTGTTTAAATAGGTTGCTGTCAGCTGCTGAAATGGAGACTGATGCC GAGCAGCAGCAAGGTGGTGTGACAGATGAAGCTGAACCATTCATGGGACCTGGTCGATTTG CACGAGCTTATGTCTTGGGATAA